One part of the Pseudomonadota bacterium genome encodes these proteins:
- a CDS encoding cyclase family protein: MKLEVVIAGTRYRVCAEQPLDISICQTFDERQPSAFGLPPATAHAFEADGYVTDVSRGGTVNCETITLTPHGNGTHTESYGHITVEALPVLDLVTETFVPATVVTIAPRVVRVEGVDFPEPLLPLDRFQEALRGVTPHMLQALVVRTLPNDSAKRHIAWSGTAPPYLAADAVTWLIEQGVRHLLIDLPSADPERDGGRLLAHRALWQGEEGRKRTLTELIYVDNTIKDGSYLLNLQIAPFALEAAPSRPVLLPLEEVES; this comes from the coding sequence ATGAAGCTCGAGGTCGTCATCGCGGGCACGCGCTATCGCGTCTGCGCCGAGCAGCCGCTCGACATCTCGATCTGTCAGACCTTTGATGAGCGACAGCCGTCCGCGTTCGGCCTTCCTCCCGCGACAGCGCACGCGTTCGAAGCAGACGGCTACGTCACCGACGTCTCGCGGGGGGGCACGGTGAACTGCGAGACCATCACGCTCACCCCCCACGGCAACGGAACGCACACCGAATCGTACGGGCACATCACCGTCGAGGCGCTGCCGGTGCTCGACCTCGTCACCGAGACGTTCGTGCCCGCTACCGTGGTCACCATCGCGCCTCGGGTGGTTCGGGTGGAGGGGGTCGACTTTCCCGAGCCGCTTCTTCCTCTCGACCGCTTTCAGGAGGCGCTGCGCGGTGTCACGCCGCACATGCTGCAGGCCCTCGTGGTGCGCACCCTGCCCAACGACAGCGCAAAGCGACATATCGCCTGGAGTGGCACTGCTCCCCCCTACCTCGCGGCAGATGCCGTCACGTGGCTGATCGAACAAGGGGTGCGACATCTGCTCATCGATCTGCCTTCTGCCGATCCGGAGCGCGACGGGGGCCGCTTGCTCGCCCATCGCGCGCTCTGGCAGGGAGAAGAGGGGCGCAAGCGCACACTCACCGAGCTCATCTATGTAGACAACACCATCAAAGACGGCAGCTACCTCCTCAACCTGCAGATCGCGCCCTTCGCGCTCGAAGCGGCGCCGTCGCGGCCGGTGCTGCTGCCGCTCGAGGAAGTCGAGTCATGA